The following proteins come from a genomic window of Mammaliicoccus sp. Marseille-Q6498:
- the rpoC gene encoding DNA-directed RNA polymerase subunit beta' produces MIDVNNFHYMKIGLASPEKIRSWSFGEVKKPETINYRTLKPERDGLFCEKIFGPTKDWECSCGKYKRVRYKGMVCDRCGVEVTKSKVRRERMGHIELAAPVSHIWYFKGIPSRMGLLLDMSPRSLEEVIYFASYTVIDPGPTGLDKKQLLTEGEYREYYDKYPGKFTAKMGAEAIRDLLSDIDLEKELKQLREELESATGQRLTRAIKRLEVVESFRHSGNEPSWMILDVLPIIPPEIRPMVQLDGGRFATSDLNDLYRRVINRNNRLKRLLDLGAPGIIVQNEKRMLQEAVDALIDNGRRGRPVTGPGNRPLKSLSHMLKGKQGRFRQNLLGKRVDYSGRSVIVVGPSLKMYQCGLPKEMALELFKPFIMKELVEREIATNIKNAKGKIERMEEEVWDVLEDVIKEHPVLLNRAPTLHRLGIQAFEPTLVEGRAIRLHPLVTTAYNADFDGDQMAVHVPLSKEAQAEARMLMLAAQNILNPKDGKPVVTPSQDMVLGNYYLTLERKGAIGAGDIFSDTDEAIKAYVNGYVHLHSRIAVHARSLKNPTFTEEQNNKLLITSVGKVIFNEIMPESFPFINEPTNFNLEKSTPSKYFVSPTDLPEGGLLEYLEDVELVKPFNKKFLGQIIAEIFNKFHITDTSMMLDKMKDLGFKYSSRAGITVGVSDIVVLPEKQEIIGEAEIKVDKVQKQFSRGLITEGERYAAIIEIWTKAKDDIQAKLMMSLDSLNPIFMMSDSGARGNASNFTQLAGMRGLMANPSGRIIELPIKSSFREGLTVLEYFISTHGARKGLADTALKTADSGYLTRRLVDVAQDVIVREEDCGTDRGLLVSDIKEGSELIEPFIERIEGRYSKETLRHPETDEIIIKVNELITAEIAKQIVDAGITEMHIRSAFTCNTRHGVCEKCYGKNLATGEQVEVGEAVGTIAAQSIGEPGTQLTMRTFHTGGVAGADITQGLPRIQELFEARNPKGQAVISEINGEVVEITIVKDRQQEIKVKGENEIRTYLAPGTARLKVENGQYVERGEVMTEGSIEPKGLLAVAGLNATQKYLLKEVQKVYRMQGVEISDKHVEVMVRQMLRKVRIIEAGDTKLLPGALVDIHTFTDANREVFATRKRPATAKPVLLGITKASLETESFLSAASFQETTRVLTDAAIKGKRDNLLGLKENVIIGKLIPAGTGMRRYTGVDFEKVQKEVSPEETVVTE; encoded by the coding sequence TTGATTGATGTTAATAATTTCCATTACATGAAAATAGGACTTGCTTCACCTGAAAAGATCCGTTCTTGGTCATTTGGTGAAGTGAAAAAACCAGAAACAATTAACTACCGTACGTTAAAACCTGAAAGAGATGGTTTATTCTGTGAAAAAATCTTCGGTCCAACTAAGGACTGGGAATGTAGTTGTGGTAAATATAAAAGAGTACGTTATAAAGGCATGGTTTGTGACAGATGTGGCGTTGAAGTAACTAAATCAAAAGTGCGTCGCGAAAGAATGGGGCACATTGAATTAGCAGCACCTGTTTCACATATTTGGTACTTCAAAGGTATCCCAAGTCGTATGGGACTATTACTTGATATGTCTCCACGTTCACTTGAAGAAGTTATTTATTTTGCTTCTTATACAGTAATTGATCCAGGTCCAACTGGATTAGATAAGAAACAATTATTAACTGAAGGTGAATATCGTGAATACTACGATAAATATCCTGGTAAATTCACTGCGAAAATGGGTGCAGAAGCCATTCGTGATTTATTAAGTGATATAGATTTAGAGAAAGAACTAAAACAATTACGTGAAGAATTAGAATCAGCAACTGGTCAAAGACTAACTAGAGCTATCAAACGTCTAGAAGTTGTTGAATCATTCCGTCATTCTGGTAATGAACCTTCATGGATGATTTTAGACGTATTACCAATTATTCCGCCTGAAATTCGCCCAATGGTTCAATTAGATGGTGGACGTTTTGCAACAAGTGATTTAAATGATTTATACCGTCGTGTAATTAACCGTAATAATCGTTTGAAACGTTTATTAGATTTAGGTGCACCTGGTATTATCGTTCAAAACGAAAAACGTATGTTACAAGAAGCTGTAGATGCGTTAATCGATAATGGTCGTCGTGGCCGTCCTGTAACAGGTCCTGGTAACCGTCCATTAAAATCACTTTCTCATATGTTAAAAGGTAAACAAGGTCGTTTCCGTCAAAACTTACTTGGTAAACGTGTAGACTATTCAGGTCGTTCAGTTATTGTTGTTGGACCAAGTCTTAAAATGTACCAATGTGGTTTACCGAAAGAAATGGCACTAGAATTGTTCAAACCTTTCATTATGAAAGAACTTGTTGAACGTGAAATTGCTACTAACATCAAAAATGCTAAAGGTAAAATTGAAAGAATGGAAGAAGAGGTTTGGGATGTACTTGAAGATGTCATTAAAGAACATCCAGTACTATTAAACCGTGCACCAACACTTCACCGTTTAGGTATTCAAGCATTTGAACCTACATTGGTAGAAGGTCGTGCAATCAGACTTCATCCACTTGTTACAACTGCCTATAACGCAGACTTTGATGGTGACCAAATGGCTGTTCACGTACCATTATCAAAAGAAGCACAAGCAGAAGCACGTATGTTAATGCTTGCAGCTCAAAATATCTTAAACCCTAAAGATGGTAAACCAGTTGTTACACCTTCTCAAGATATGGTATTAGGTAACTATTACCTAACTTTAGAACGTAAAGGTGCAATTGGCGCTGGAGATATCTTTAGTGATACAGATGAAGCTATTAAAGCGTATGTAAATGGCTATGTTCACTTACATTCACGTATAGCTGTTCATGCTAGATCACTTAAGAATCCAACATTTACTGAAGAACAAAATAATAAATTATTAATTACGTCTGTTGGTAAAGTAATCTTTAATGAAATTATGCCGGAATCATTCCCATTCATTAATGAACCAACTAACTTTAATTTAGAAAAATCTACACCAAGTAAATATTTTGTTTCACCTACTGATTTACCAGAGGGTGGACTATTAGAATATCTTGAAGATGTAGAGCTTGTTAAACCATTTAACAAGAAATTCTTAGGTCAAATCATTGCCGAAATCTTTAACAAGTTCCATATTACAGATACTTCAATGATGCTAGATAAGATGAAAGATTTAGGATTTAAATATTCATCTCGTGCTGGTATTACAGTTGGTGTTTCTGATATCGTGGTTCTTCCTGAGAAACAAGAGATTATCGGTGAAGCAGAAATAAAAGTTGATAAAGTTCAGAAACAATTTAGCCGTGGTTTAATTACTGAAGGCGAACGTTATGCAGCAATTATTGAAATTTGGACAAAAGCGAAAGATGATATTCAAGCTAAATTAATGATGTCATTAGACAGCTTAAACCCAATCTTCATGATGAGTGATTCAGGAGCGCGTGGTAACGCATCTAACTTTACTCAATTAGCTGGTATGCGTGGTCTTATGGCTAACCCATCTGGTAGAATTATCGAGTTACCAATCAAATCTTCATTCCGTGAAGGTTTAACAGTACTTGAATACTTCATATCAACACATGGTGCTCGTAAAGGTTTAGCCGATACAGCACTTAAGACAGCCGATTCAGGTTACTTAACACGTCGTCTTGTTGACGTAGCACAAGATGTTATCGTTAGAGAAGAAGATTGTGGAACTGACCGTGGCTTATTAGTATCAGACATTAAAGAAGGTTCAGAATTAATCGAGCCATTCATTGAACGTATAGAAGGACGTTATTCTAAAGAAACTTTACGTCATCCAGAAACTGATGAAATTATCATCAAAGTGAATGAACTTATTACAGCTGAAATTGCTAAACAAATAGTTGATGCTGGTATTACAGAAATGCATATACGTTCAGCATTTACATGTAACACACGTCATGGTGTATGTGAAAAATGTTACGGTAAAAACTTAGCAACTGGTGAACAAGTTGAAGTTGGGGAAGCAGTTGGTACAATTGCTGCCCAATCAATCGGTGAACCAGGTACTCAGCTTACAATGCGTACATTCCATACTGGTGGTGTTGCCGGAGCCGATATTACTCAAGGTTTACCACGTATTCAAGAGTTATTTGAAGCACGTAATCCTAAAGGACAAGCGGTTATTTCTGAAATTAACGGTGAAGTTGTTGAAATTACAATCGTTAAAGATCGCCAACAAGAAATTAAAGTTAAAGGCGAAAATGAAATCCGTACTTATCTTGCTCCTGGTACAGCTCGACTTAAAGTTGAAAATGGCCAATATGTTGAACGTGGTGAAGTAATGACTGAAGGTTCAATCGAGCCTAAAGGATTACTAGCTGTAGCTGGCTTAAATGCAACTCAGAAATATCTACTTAAAGAAGTACAAAAAGTTTATCGTATGCAAGGTGTTGAGATCTCAGATAAACACGTTGAAGTTATGGTAAGACAAATGCTTCGTAAAGTAAGAATTATTGAAGCAGGGGATACTAAGTTATTACCTGGTGCATTAGTTGATATTCATACATTTACTGATGCTAACAGAGAAGTATTTGCTACGCGTAAGCGTCCAGCAACTGCTAAACCTGTATTACTTGGTATTACTAAAGCATCTCTTGAAACTGAAAGCTTCTTATCTGCAGCATCATTCCAAGAAACAACAAGAGTTCTTACTGATGCAGCTATTAAAGGTAAACGTGATAACTTACTTGGACTTAAAGAAAACGTTATAATCGGTAAATTGATTCCTGCTGGTACAGGCATGAGAAGATATACTGGTGTTGACTTTGAAAAAGTACAAAAAGAAGTATCACCTGAAGAAACAGTTGTTACTGAATAA